From Amycolatopsis sp. cg9, one genomic window encodes:
- a CDS encoding CarD family transcriptional regulator → MVFKVGETVVYPHHGAALIEAIETRVIKGEEKKYLVLKVAQGDLTVRVPADNAEIVGVRDVVGQEGLDKVFDVLRAPHTEEPTNWSRRYKANLEKLASGDVNKVAEVVRDLWRREKDRGLSAGEKRMLAKARQILVSELALAEGTDEDKAEVLLDEVLETATV, encoded by the coding sequence ATGGTTTTCAAGGTCGGAGAGACCGTCGTCTACCCGCACCACGGTGCCGCACTCATCGAAGCCATCGAGACCCGCGTGATCAAGGGTGAGGAAAAGAAGTACCTCGTCCTCAAGGTCGCGCAAGGGGATCTCACGGTTCGCGTGCCCGCTGACAACGCCGAGATCGTAGGCGTGCGCGATGTCGTCGGGCAAGAAGGACTGGACAAGGTCTTCGACGTTCTGCGTGCTCCGCACACCGAGGAGCCAACCAACTGGTCTCGTCGGTACAAGGCCAACCTCGAGAAGCTCGCCTCCGGCGATGTGAACAAGGTGGCCGAAGTGGTGCGCGACCTCTGGCGGCGAGAGAAGGACCGCGGACTTTCAGCCGGCGAGAAGCGCATGCTGGCGAAGGCGCGGCAAATTCTGGTCAGCGAGCTCGCGCTCGCGGAGGGCACCGACGAGGACAAGGCTGAGGTCCTCCTCGACGAAGTTCTGGAAACCGCGACGGTCTGA
- a CDS encoding RNA polymerase sigma factor, with protein MQVIHEGSEIWGHDRPDLGGAEPGPAFGRLFDAHATQLRRYLARRVGPEPANDLVAETFLVALRRRESYRPELGTARSWLYGIATNLLRHHVRSELRGLQATARLARTGETSHAGHDGRVAERVDAQVRAAQLAGALARLSPADRDTLLLVSWAGLEPAEVAEALGIPPGTVRSRLHRIRRWLRTNAPAQEEVQDLA; from the coding sequence ATGCAGGTGATCCACGAGGGATCGGAGATCTGGGGGCACGACCGCCCTGACCTGGGCGGAGCCGAGCCCGGGCCGGCGTTCGGCCGGCTCTTCGACGCCCACGCCACGCAGCTGCGCCGCTACCTCGCCCGCCGGGTCGGGCCCGAACCGGCGAACGACCTCGTCGCCGAGACGTTCCTGGTGGCGTTGCGCCGGCGCGAGAGCTACCGGCCGGAGCTGGGCACGGCCCGGTCGTGGCTGTACGGCATCGCGACCAACCTGCTCCGCCACCACGTGCGGTCCGAGCTGCGCGGCCTGCAGGCCACGGCGCGGCTGGCCCGCACCGGCGAAACCAGCCACGCGGGCCACGACGGCCGCGTGGCCGAGCGCGTCGACGCCCAGGTCCGGGCGGCGCAGCTGGCCGGGGCACTGGCCCGGCTCAGCCCGGCCGACCGCGACACACTGCTGCTCGTGTCGTGGGCCGGGCTGGAACCGGCGGAGGTGGCCGAAGCCCTCGGCATCCCACCGGGTACGGTCCGCTCCCGGTTGCACCGGATCAGACGCTGGCTCAGGACGAACGCCCCGGCCCAAGAGGAGGTGCAGGACCTTGCGTGA
- the radA gene encoding DNA repair protein RadA, with translation MKKGTTYRCGSCGYEAAKWLGRCPECQEWGSFEERGVPARPAIQRVAAGAPSAPARPIGEVDVEAARARKTGVSELDRVLGGGLVPGAVVLLAGEPGVGKSTLLLEVAYQWAKTVDRSLYVTGEESAGQVRLRAERTGNVHDRMYLAAESDLSAILGHVDDVKPGVLIVDSVQTMASPQVDGSPGGVTQVRAVTSGLVALAKERGLPVVLVGHVTKDGSVAGPRVLEHLVDVVLQFEGDKHSTLRMLRGIKNRFGASDEIGCFELQEEGIVGVPDPSGLFLSHTAEPVAGTAITVSMEGKRPLLGEVQALVSSTSAPQPRRAVSGLDSARVAMVLAVLEKRGGLKLGDKDVYTATVGGMKITEPGIDLAVVLALTSSFGDVALSPRLVSVGEVGLAGEIRRVPSVSRRLAEAARLGFTHALVPPDSGKPPAGIRVLEVANVADALNAASHAR, from the coding sequence GTGAAGAAAGGGACCACCTACCGCTGCGGCAGCTGCGGGTACGAAGCGGCCAAGTGGCTGGGCCGGTGTCCGGAGTGCCAGGAATGGGGCTCGTTCGAGGAGCGCGGGGTGCCGGCCAGGCCGGCCATCCAGCGCGTCGCGGCCGGGGCGCCCAGCGCTCCGGCGCGGCCGATCGGCGAAGTCGACGTAGAAGCGGCGCGAGCCCGGAAGACCGGCGTCTCGGAGCTCGACCGGGTGCTCGGCGGCGGCCTGGTGCCGGGCGCGGTGGTGCTGCTCGCGGGTGAGCCGGGTGTCGGCAAGTCGACGCTGCTCCTCGAGGTCGCGTACCAGTGGGCGAAGACGGTCGACCGGTCCTTGTACGTCACGGGCGAGGAGTCCGCGGGCCAGGTCCGGCTGCGCGCCGAGCGGACGGGCAACGTCCACGACCGGATGTACCTCGCCGCGGAAAGCGACCTTTCGGCCATCCTCGGGCACGTCGACGACGTCAAACCGGGCGTGCTGATCGTCGACTCGGTGCAGACGATGGCGTCCCCGCAGGTCGACGGCTCGCCAGGGGGTGTGACGCAGGTCCGCGCGGTGACGTCCGGGCTGGTCGCGCTGGCCAAGGAGCGCGGGCTGCCGGTGGTGCTGGTGGGGCACGTCACGAAGGACGGTTCGGTGGCCGGCCCGCGCGTGCTGGAGCACCTGGTGGACGTGGTGCTGCAGTTCGAGGGCGACAAGCACTCGACGCTGCGGATGCTCCGCGGCATCAAGAACCGCTTCGGCGCCTCCGACGAGATCGGCTGCTTCGAGCTGCAGGAAGAAGGCATCGTCGGCGTCCCGGACCCGTCGGGGCTGTTCCTCAGCCACACGGCCGAGCCGGTCGCGGGCACGGCGATCACGGTGTCGATGGAGGGCAAGCGGCCGCTGCTCGGCGAGGTACAGGCGCTGGTGTCGTCGACGTCGGCGCCCCAGCCGAGGCGCGCGGTCAGCGGCCTGGATTCGGCGCGGGTGGCGATGGTCCTCGCGGTCCTGGAGAAGCGCGGCGGCCTGAAGCTGGGCGACAAGGACGTGTACACGGCCACGGTCGGCGGCATGAAGATCACCGAGCCGGGCATCGACCTGGCGGTGGTGCTGGCGCTGACGTCCTCGTTCGGCGATGTCGCTTTGTCGCCACGGCTGGTGTCGGTGGGTGAGGTCGGACTGGCGGGCGAGATCCGCCGCGTGCCGAGCGTGAGCCGCCGCCTCGCGGAAGCGGCCCGGCTGGGCTTCACGCACGCGCTGGTCCCACCGGACTCGGGAAAGCCACCGGCGGGCATCCGGGTACTGGAAGTGGCGAACGTCGCGGACGCGCTGAACGCGGCCAGCCACGCGCGCTGA